In the Lepisosteus oculatus isolate fLepOcu1 chromosome 6, fLepOcu1.hap2, whole genome shotgun sequence genome, one interval contains:
- the LOC102689535 gene encoding leukocyte elastase inhibitor-like, with amino-acid sequence MAMDSLSSANTQFCLDLFRKLNEVNPGGNVFISPLSITAALAMVYLGAKGQTATQMAKALCFSHATNVHSSFTELNSDINKPAASYLLKLANRLYGEKTFNFLQEFLESTKKFYHADLVPVDFVGASEEARQQVNQWVVEQTEGKIKDLLKPGTVNNMTRLALVNAIYFKGSWMHKFEEKNTKEMPFKINKNESKPVMMMYRMKKFPFNYVPELNLKILELPYVGEELSMFILLPEDISDGSTGLEKLEKELTLEKMQEWTKRENMDTGTDILVHLPKFKLQDDYELSSALAGLGMVDVFDSSGADLSGMNGGPGLSLSAVVHKSFIEVNEEGTEAAAATAGIVAFCMLREERFTADHPFLFFIRHNKSNSILFFGRFSSP; translated from the exons ATGGCAATGGACAGTCTTAGTTCTGCCAACACTCAGTTCTGCTTGGATCTCTTCAGGAAACTCAACGAGGTTAACCCGGGCGGTAATGTCTTCATCTCGCCGTTGAGCATCACGGCAGCCCTGGCTATGGTGTACCTGGGGGCCAAAGGCCAGACTGCAACTCAGATGGCAAAG GCTCTGTGTTTCAGCCATGCCACAAATGTTCATTCCAGTTTCACAGAACTTAATTCCGACATCAACAAACCTGCTGCTTCCTACCTGCTGAAGCTCGCCAATCGGCTGTACGGCGAGAAGACTTTTAACTTTCTTCAA GAGTTCTTGGAATCCACAAAGAAGTTCTACCACGCTGACCTGGTGCCTGTGGACTTCGTCGGCGCTTCAGAAGAGGCTCGGCAGCAGGTCAACCAGTGGGTGGTGGAACAGACTGAAG GCAAAATCAAAGACCTGTTGAAGCCGGGAACAGTTAATAACATGACAAGACTTGCTCTGGTGAATGCCATCTACTTCAAAGGATCTTGGATGCAcaaatttgaagaaaaaaacacaaaggaaatgccttttaaaatcaataaa AATGAGAGCAAACCAGTGATGATGATGTATCGGATGAAAAAGTTCCCTTTCAACTATGTCCCGGAGCTTAACCTGAAAATCCTGGAGCTCCCTTACGTTGGTGAAGAGCTCAGCATGTTCATCCTTCTGCCTGAAGACATCAGTGACGGCTCCACAGGGCTGGAGAAG CTTGAGAAGGAGTTGACGTTGGAGAAGATGCAGGAGTGGACGAAGAGGGAGAACATGGACACGGGCACTGATATATTGGTCCACCTTCCCAAGTTCAAGCTGCAGGATGACTACGAGCTGAGCTCGGCCCTGGCGGGTCTGGGCATGGTGGATGTGTTTGACAGCAGCGGAGCTGACTTGTCGGGGATGAACGGCGGCCCTGGACTGTCCTTGTCCGCAGTGGTCCACAAGTCCTTCATTGAGGTGAACGAAGAAGGCACTGAGGCGGCAGCCGCGACAGCGGGCATAGTTGCGTTCTGCATGTTGCGTGAGGAGCGCTTCACGGCTGATCACCCTTTCCTCTTCTTCATTAGGCACAACAAGTCCAACAGCATTCTCTTTTTTGGCAGGTTTTCCTCTCCGTGA